TAAGCATCAATATACAGGTTGATCGTTGGGAAATTGGAAGCTGGAACTGAGAGAACTATGGAATGTCAGGAGATGATCTTACGCTGTGCTCAATATGTCAGGATGAACGTTGTACTCCTTGGCAAACACAAAAGGCACGATTCCTTGAGGTAGAGCAGCCTGAAATAAAATTGAGTGGCAATTCAAAATTCTGGACCCTTTTTCCCAGTTATGTGCAGTATGCCAATTTGTGACACAAGATTGCAGTATACCTGAACAATGGCTATGTGCAGAAGAACTCCGCGCAGCCCGACAGCTATGGAGGCAGCAGCCATGACCGCTGGACCCATGAGGAACCGAATAGCCATCGCGAATGCAGCGAGTTTGTTCCCGCAGGCAATGATTCGCGGCTGCAATGCCATGAACAAGCCTGAAAGAATACACAGTTAAGTGCCTGCAGCTATTAAGCCATACAGGAGGAATAGAATTACAGAAACATAGAGCAATGCAATATCAGATATCGACATTCCACACACCTAGACTGAACATTGCCATCCCAAGCCCTGCGTCCGACAGGATTGAGATTGACCGGGCGATGATCGCGGGCATTTCAATCCCCCACCTAGATTATAGAGCTCAGACCACATAAGACATAAGAGACAACAGAAATGCAGAGATGACTAATGCTGAATATGATAAATTGACATCGATTGGCCGACCTGTATGAGACCAGGGACCAGATGACGCCAATGAGGCTGGAGTAGGTGTTGGGATTCCTGATCAGCTTCCTCCAGACCATGATCAGGATGAGCCTCGTCatcacgctcgccggcggcatggcggccggcctcccctcgccgtcgcccttggGGTAGAGCTGCGCTGTCGAGTTGGACCCGAGCTTGGACAGGGTCGGGCCGCCCTTGTCTGCGCCGTTCCCGCTCTTGGTCCTGCTCAAATCGTCACGGCCGTACTCATCGTAGGCCTGGGTTCCTGTGCAGGCAAAACACAATCGAAAATGAAATTTTGGTTCACGGCCGTACTCCAATTCACTGATGTAAGCAAAGCATTTAGCATAGTTATTAAAAGCAAAAGATCCTAAACAATTTTTTTGGTATTTATTCAAGAAAATTCAGTTTCTGAATAGTCAATGGTTTGGTCGGATGGTCAGCAGCACAACGACAAGAATCGCTAGGATCGGAGGAGGCAGCCAACCAGGAGTGTCCTAGTCACTGGGGGGCAAAAAggttacctttggcaagggcgtcgccgtggtcggcgccggcgccgaagacatgcacggccccgccgccggcgcgctccGAGACCGGTGAGGCGCTGGAGCTCCAGACGAACATGTGCAGGTCCTTCCTCTTGGGCGCCTGCGCGTGCGGCTGCGGCGAGAGGCCGCCCTTCTCCTCGTCTGGTGCTGCCGACCccttggcgccggcggcgacgttgAAGAATTCGGCGTGGTTGAAGCTGGAGCCGCGCGGCGTGGGGTTGCGCGACGACTGCAGCGAGTAGATCTCCACCCCGGAGAGGTTGGAGAcccgcggctgctgctgcatgGACATGGAGTGCGAGTGCGAGTGGGAGTGAGAGCCGGCGGCCTCGGAGCGTGAGCTGGTGGACTTGCGCACGGTGACCCGCAggcggccgtcgccggcgagctgggcGTCGGCCTCGAGGTCCCCCTTGGCGAGCGAGACGACGTCGGAGTCGACGCGGAAGGAGACgatagaggcggcggcgccgtcggggaagtggtcgacgacgagggcgcgcgcggcgcggtactcgaagaggaagagcatgagcgTGTACCAGATGATGCACTGGAGGACGACGACCTGGACCATGAGCgtgccggcggcgtcgaggccgtACATGCCCCGGAGCAGCGGGATGCCCATGACGAGCGTGTTGGGGAgcgtggagagggagaagagcgtGATGGCCCAGTCGAGGGTGAGGAGGGACCAGCAACGGGAGGCGAGGGCGAGGAGCGCGAGGACGACGAGCTTCTGGAGCGTGtcggcggcgaggaagcggaggttcatggcGTAGGGGTTGTTGGTGGAGATGAAGTGGAAGGAGAGGAGCGGGACGGCGAAGAGCGCGACGAAGCGGTTGATGCCGGAGCACTGGTCCGGGGTGAAGATGCGCCACCAGCGGACGGAGCCGTAGGCGAGCGTCATGGCCACGTACAGCGGCACCACGGCCGTGAGGACGTGGTACAGGTCCACCGCCGTGATCATGGCTCGCCTCTTTGCTGCTCTGTTGCTGCGGTGGTGAGCAATGTGGGTGCCTGTGTGAGGCTTGTGGCTGGCTAGGAGTTAggacatggccggccggccggccggagagTGGAGAGGAAGAAAGTACTAGTAATGGAGGAAAGCAAGAAACCAAGAAGAAGAGCACCCTGGAAAGTCAATGGAGGTGTGGTGTACTGGGATGTCCTGTGGTCTcgacagggaggaggaggaggaggtggagaagactCATCAAGGACGAGAGGGGGGACACAGATGAGGCAAggtggtcagagaggggaggaaatgcagaggtgtgcaacaaCGGCTGCCTTGCAGCAGGTGCAGAGGTGGTAGGAGTAGGAGCATGGGGGAGAGAGGGGAGCGCGCGCGGTAGGTCTGCGCGCGCGGCGCAAAGGCAGAGAGAGAATTGGATCCAAGGGAGGTACGCTTCCGGTTGGCGTAATGGCAGACAAGAAAGCCGGGCATCGGGAGCTGCGTCTGCGTGTGGCGGTGACTAGGGCTGGAAAAATAGCTTGTGGCTCGTAGCTCGGCTCGGGCTCGGAACGGCTCAGCTCGGAGTAGCTCGCGAGCttcaaacgagccgagccgagccagattTTTTGGCTCGCAAAAATAGCGAGTTGAGCCGAGCCGGCTCGTtcaggctcgcgagccggctcgcgagctcgACCCAATACAGTTTAAGAATAATTTCACGATAATTGATGAATTAATTCTTCATCATTAGTAGTATAAATTAATATTTATACGCATAACATAGCAATTTGTATGTACATAAGAAATATATGCCACATAATTATTGTTATCATTCAAAAAAagtaaattaatttattttgagtTTAGTTCACATTGTTTAGtgtggctcgcgagccggctcgcgagcctccaccgagccgagccgagcctgattTTCGGGCTCGCAGAaatagcgagccgagccgagctcggctcgttcacttgccgagccgagccgagccgagccgagccgagctcagctcggctcggctcgtttccagc
This genomic interval from Panicum virgatum strain AP13 chromosome 8K, P.virgatum_v5, whole genome shotgun sequence contains the following:
- the LOC120643488 gene encoding probable auxin efflux carrier component 1b, yielding MITAVDLYHVLTAVVPLYVAMTLAYGSVRWWRIFTPDQCSGINRFVALFAVPLLSFHFISTNNPYAMNLRFLAADTLQKLVVLALLALASRCWSLLTLDWAITLFSLSTLPNTLVMGIPLLRGMYGLDAAGTLMVQVVVLQCIIWYTLMLFLFEYRAARALVVDHFPDGAAASIVSFRVDSDVVSLAKGDLEADAQLAGDGRLRVTVRKSTSSRSEAAGSHSHSHSHSMSMQQQPRVSNLSGVEIYSLQSSRNPTPRGSSFNHAEFFNVAAGAKGSAAPDEEKGGLSPQPHAQAPKRKDLHMFVWSSSASPVSERAGGGAVHVFGAGADHGDALAKGTQAYDEYGRDDLSRTKSGNGADKGGPTLSKLGSNSTAQLYPKGDGEGRPAAMPPASVMTRLILIMVWRKLIRNPNTYSSLIGVIWSLVSYRWGIEMPAIIARSISILSDAGLGMAMFSLGLFMALQPRIIACGNKLAAFAMAIRFLMGPAVMAAASIAVGLRGVLLHIAIVQAALPQGIVPFVFAKEYNVHPDILSTAVIFGMLIALPITLVYYILLGL